In Streptomyces venezuelae, the sequence GCGCGTGGCGGGACGGGCGGCAGCATCGGTTCGATGAGCCCCGGGCAGATCGCCGTGGGCAGCGCGCTCGCCGCGGGAGCGCTGGGCGCCGGAGTGTGGGTGATGCGCCGCCGCGCGGCGGCCTCGTAATCCTCGCCGGGGTCAGGCCGGTGCGGCCTGCCCCCGTACGTGCACCCCGTCGAGCAGGGCTGCGGTGGCCTCGGCGACGGCGTCCACCGCCGCTTCGAACACCTCTCGGTTGTGAGCGGCGGGCGCCCGGAACCCGGACACCTTCCGTACGTACTGCAGGGCGGCGGCGCGGATCTCCTCCTCGGTCGCCTTCTCGGGGATCGCGGGCGGGCGCAGGGTCTTAATGGAACGGCACATACCCCTACTATCCCGCTACCGGGGCAGCTCGGCCCCGGAGAGTTTCATGATCAAACCGGCTTGGAGGCGGGCCCTGAGCCCCGCGTCCTCGACGGTGTCCAGCAGCTCGATGGCCTGCTGGGTCGTCTCGGCCGCCCGCCGGTCGTCCCGCAGCGAGGCGGTCTGGTCTGCCATGTGCTTGAGCGCGATGTCGGCCCGCCGGTGGAAGAGCTGCCCGATCAGGGTGGTGACCAGTCCCGCCGAGCTCGTGACGATCCCCAGGTAGAGCTCCCCGCCGCCCTCGGCCTTCCAGACGGCGAGTCCGACCCCGAACAGCAGGATCGCCGCCCCGACCCCGGCGAACCGCTGGCTGGTCGCGAAGCTGCTGCGCGCCTGGGTCAGTCCGTAGGCGTAGTACTCCACGAGGATCGGTGTGAAGTCGTCCCGCCGGTCACCGAGCTGCGCCGCGGGGTGCTGGATCCCGCCGACGTCCTGGAACTTCCCGCCGCCGGGCACGACGGACGGCGTGTCGGCCTGGTCCGGCTCGGCGAGGTGCGCGAGCAGCCGCACCCGCTCCTCGTCGCGCTTCCGCTCGAATCCCGCCCCGAGGGACCGTTCCATCAGCGCCAGTGCCACGGCGACCACGGCCACGACCAACCCACCCCACGCGAGCTCGCCCATGCCCCGACGATCCCACGCCCCGGACCAGCGGCCAAGAGAGCGTCCGCCTCCCCAAATGCGGATGGACCGTACCGAACCTAGACTGACCGAGGCATGAACCGTCGCTGACGAGGGAGACCACGACCATGGCGAAGCGAGGCAACAAGCGTCGGGCCCGCAAGAAGAAGAAGGCCAACCACGGCAAGCGCCCCAACGCCTGAGCGAACAGCCCGAAAGACCCCCGCCCGTGACCGGCCGGGGGTCTTCGCGGTTCACTTCCTCTTCCGCAGCTTCCGCATCTTCGCTTCGGCTTCCTTCTTCTTCCGCTGCGCCACTGCGTAGCTGGACCAGCCGCCCTGATGAAGCTGGCACCTGGAGCTGTTCACCATCGCGGGCTTGGTGCACGGCCGTCCCGCGGCCGTCTGCGCCCCACACCTGGGCCGAGTCACGCTGCCCCCTCCTCCGACACGGCGACGGCCCCCCGAATGCTCTCGCCCGTCGCTCCCTCAGGGAAGGCGCAGAACCACGCGGCCGGAAGCACCCCCGGCACACGCGGCCGCGCTCGTCAGGCGCCCGTCGCCTCGTCAGCGAGCGGTGGATGCGGGCCCCGCGAATCGGCACTCCTCATCGGTGTCCTCGGCAGGAAGGATGGACACGAGATCCCCGGACAGGTCGAGCTTGTAGCGCGCGGCGATGACGGCGAGCTGGATCCCGAAGACCGCTCGCAGTTCGCCGAGCGCGGCCCCGAACACGACGCCCTCGCGGCGGCCATGTACGTACCCGCCATGGTCGGTACCTACGGTGTCCAGGAACCGGCGGCAGGCGGCACGCATCGCCTTGAGGTTCTCGGCAAGTTCATCGCCCGTGTCGGGCTCCATCAGGATCTGGGTCAACGTCTCCCTGATCCTCAGGACCGATGCGACGCAGTGTCCCGCCTCGTCGACCGAGTGCTCAAGACGGGACATCCTGAGAACCCGCCGGTCCTCCAGGTACACGAGGACCTTCTCGGCAACCGCTCGTTGCGGGAGCGGCAGCTCCCAGTCCACACCTCCGAGCGGTGTACTGAAACCCTTGATCCGCCGCATGATCTCTAAAACCTTCACGCCCGGCATACTAAGCAGGCCGGTGAGCCTGCGTTGCGGCGACGACAGGCACGTCGAGAAGTAGCAACGTCCGCTCCGTTGAGTTCGTTTGGGCCGCTCAGGTCCGCACGAGGCTCGCTGCCGGCGGCGACGAAGCCCTACTGCGCCTCAACAGAGGGCGGATCCAGAACACTGATCTCCCTGATGAAGAACTCATCGAAGTCATCCGCGCGCTCGTACAGCACGTTGAACCCGTTCGTGACCTCCTGGATCAGCGCTTTATCAGTGAAACGATTGGATCCCATTGCATTTCCGTCGTCATCGTAGAGCACCTCATACATTGCAACGTCCCCCAGGATCACCACCTCGGGAACACAACGACTCTCCTCGATTTCCGAGATCTTTCGAGCGTCGAGAACCCTGATGTTGTCACCCAGTTCGACACGCAGGCGCAGAACGAAGAGCTCCCATTGCACGTACGGGGTGACCGGGAACTCCACCACACGAAGACGACGCTCCAGAATTCCCAGCCGAGCCGCTTCGCGGAATTGCTGCGCATAGATGCTGCGCTTTTCGCCGATCAGAGAAAGCGAACGCTCCCAGTCACCGGCAGCGAAGGCCTCCCAGCTGGGGAATCCACGCTCTTTGAACTCTTGCCCTCGTTCAAGCTTGTTCAGGTACGTAATCCCGCTCTCGTAAATACGGCGGAAGTCCGCATGGTACGCGGGGCGGTCCATGCGCTCGGAGACCCCGAGCGGGAAGGAATCAAACATTCAGGATATCCTGTTTCGCTGCGATCAACATGCTTCTCCCCAAGCGTCTCTTGAACGTCGTGGCCGGATCAGCTTCCCGCAGCCTGCTCATCACCATCGCGCCCTCGGCTGGTCCGGCATTTGGGTACTGTAGCGCCGCACGCAGCGGCCAAGCCATGCTTTAGCAGAACATGATGCGATGGCAGAGTGGCACTCGGCTGTCCCGTCCAGCTCGGCTTCCTTTCTCAGCAAGTGCCCGGTCCCTGGACGATGGAGACCTATAGGCTCCGTCTCAAGGAAGACGAAGGAGCTGATCCCATCGACCAGGGAGCCGATGCTTTGTCACTGGAGGATCCCCGGCACCTGGCATTCGACTCGTTCGAGAGCCGCGGCCTGCCTGAAGCGGCAGTTCGCCTGCTCGAGGCGACCGTGCCAAGCATTGCGGATGCGGGCCCGCACGATCCGATGAATCGGTTGTTAGTACCTCACATGCTCGTCTTGCTGCAACGCGTCAGCGACCCGCCGACAGTGGCTACCGCGCTGGTTACGGCAATCAGACTGTGCACCGCTTTGCACCGTACGGGTGACTACCCGTCCGCCTGGGAAACAGCCCAGACCGCTGCAGACCTTGGCGAAAAGCGACTCGGCGTGGAGCACCGCCTCGTACTGGCTGCCCGCTCCAGAGCCGGCCGGGCACTCTTTCGGCTGGGCAGGTACAACGAGGCCGAGCTGCTGCTCAGCCGTATCCGCGAGGCACAGGAGCGGCTGTTCGGGGCCGACGATCCTGACACGCTGGACACCTGCCACGGCCTTCAACTCGTACTCGGAAACCTCGGGAAGCGAGACGAGGCCATCTCGCTTCTCCGGACGACGGTTGCCGGTAGACGGAGGGCACTGGGTTCTGATCACCCACTCACGTTGCGCTCTCGCTCAAGCCTGCTGGTACTGCTGTCCGCGTCTGAGGTCCGCGCTGAAGAAGACGGAGCCCTGCTGTCCCTTCCCTCGGAGTGCATCCGACACCTCGGACTCGATCACACAGTGACCTTGGGCGCCTGTCACAACCATGCCTGGGCGCTGTACGGCCTGGGCCAATTCGACGAGGCCGATCAGGAGATGTGCCTGGTCGTCGAGGCATACCAGCGTCGATTCGGACCAGACCATCCGAACTTGCTGTCGGCCCAGCAACTATTCTCCCGCATCCTGGCTGCCCGGGGCGACGTGACTGCAGGAATCGACGTCATGAGAGATGTCGTGACAAAGCGAGAACGAAGCCTGGGAGTTGACCACCCGTTCACTGTTGCCAGCCGCCAACTTCTAGACGCGTTCAGGTCAGGCCGGTATCACCCCATAGAAGCCTGACCGGTATGCGGCAGCACCCCGTCGCAGGTGTGCGCCGCGCCCCTGCGGTGGCAGCGGATCCGGCTGCACGACGCGCGCACGGGCGCGCCACCCTGCTGTTAGCGGCCGGTGTGGCACCCCGGGTGGTGACGGAGATTCTGGGGCACACTCGCAGATCGCCGGCTCGATGAACATCTACACCCACGTGGCCGACGGCGGCCGGCGCGAGGCGACGGGGCCACATGGACCGGCTGTTGCGCCGTCGGCGGCCTGCCGAGTAGGCAACTGCCGTCATCTGGAGCCGTCAAAGGCCCCCAGCCGTGATCGGCTGGGGGCCTTCGTGGTGGTGGGCGCGGACGGTTTCGAACCGCCGACATCTGCTTTGTAAGAGCAGCGCTCTACCCCTGAGCTACGCACCCGTGGATGAGTGGACAGCCTACATGGCGGGCACACCCCCCACGCAAACCCGTTCCCGTGGGAGAGAATGGACCGGGGCATGGCGGACGCGGTACGGGAGAGGCATTGTGACGACGGCATCCCGGCGGTGGTTCGGCGGGCGGGACGAGAGTCGGCGGGCGGATGCGCAGGCGGCGAAGGATGCCGCCGCGGCCGCGTTCTACGAGCTGGACACGGCGCAGCGGGATCTGCGGATCTCGATCGAGACCATCGCCGCGGCGGACGGGTCGCCCGCGGCGCGGCAGGCGACCGAGGGGTTCGCCGCGCTGGGGCGGCGGATCGACGAGGTCAGTCACGTCTACATCGAGGCGGTCGACGCGCACGATCTGGACCGGGCGGAGTTGGAGGCCTCGGTCGCCACGCGCGCGCGGGAGCAGCTGACCCGGGCGCGGGACGAGCTGGTGCGGGTCCAGGGGGAGCTGGAACGGTTCACGCAGGGGCTGCAGCCGCTGCTGGACAAGGCCGAGACGCAGCTGGCGCGGGTGGCGCCGGCCCGGGAGCGGGCCAGGGCGGCGCTGCTCGGGGCGAGTGAGGCGCTGGATGCGGTACGGGCCAAGGGGATACGGGCCGACGACCTGGCGGCGCGGCTGGCGGCGCTCGGCCCGGAGCTGACCAAGCTGAACCAGGGTGCGGCTCAGCACGGCGTGCAGGAGACGGTGCAGCGCGCCGACCGGATCCTGCGTGACGCGGAGGCCGTGCGGGCCGAGGCGGTACGGCTGCCCGAGCGGGCGGCGGAGATCGACCGGCGGCTGGTGAGTCTGCGGACGCGGGCGCAGGCGTTGCGCAACCGGGCGGACCGGGTGGATCCGGTGCTCAGTGAGCTGCGGCGGCGGTTCAGTGCGGCCTGCTGGCAGGACCTGCAGCACGTGCCGGAAGAGGCGGTACGGGACGTGGGGCGGGCCGAGGAGCAGCTGCGGGAGGCCGGTCAGGCGCGGGACGAGCAGCGCTGGGCCGATGTGGGGGCGCTGATCGAGGCGGTCCGCGGCTCGCTGGACGCGACGGACGAGGCGGTGTCGGCGGCGCAGGACCGGCTGACGCGGCTGGAGGCGGTGGCGCGGGATCCGCAAGCGGAGGTGGAGCGGACCCGTTTTGCGATCCGGGATGCGCAGCGGCTGGCGATGGCGGGGCGCAGCGTGCCGGATCCGCGGCACGCGCGGCCGCTGGACGACGCGGTGGCGCGGGTGGCGCGGGCGCTTTCGGAGCTGGAGGGGCGGCATCCGGACTACTGGGCGTTCCTGCTGGAGATGGCGGACGTACGGGCTTCCGTGAACCAGGTGGTGAACGGGATCCGGGCCGAGCGCGGGCACGCGTAGGCCGTCTCTCCGGGTCGTGGCGGCCGAGCCCGCAGCATCCGGCGGCGTGCCGCGCCGTGCCGGGCCGAGCCGTGCCGGGCAAGGCGGAGGGCGGCCCGTGTACTGGACGGCCTCGGGCGGCCCCGACAACGCGGCCGGTGCGGTGGCGGGGCGTCGCGGGCCCGGCGGGATCCGTGAGCGACGGCCCGAGCCTGCGCCGCGGGGCGCACCCGGTTGTTTCCGGGCGGGTGACGACGGATGCTGGGAGGTGCCGGGAACGGACCAGAGGAGGGCACCATGGCTGCCCGTACCTTCAACAAGTCTCCTGTGACCCATGAGCCCTACGTGGCTCATGCGGCGTACGGGTGCACGGAACCGCACGAGCACTACGCGCCCTACGTCGCCCACGAGCCCGATCCCGACGCGCCCGCCCCGCCGCGCTTCGCCGACACGGTCTCGCGGCGCATGGCCCGCGTGCTGCATCCCGTCAACGCGCAGCTCGACGATCATCTGCCGACCGATCACAAGCTCGGCAAGGTGTACCGGGTCGGGGCGGGGCTGACGGGTCTGCTGCTGGTGGTGTTCGGGATTCTGGGACTGGTCAACCAGATCGGCTTCTTCGACACCGGTGGGGACACCGTGCTGGCCCTGAACACCAACGGGGCGCTGAGCGTGCTGTCGATCTGCATCGGCGCGCTGCTGATCTTCGGGATGGTGGTGGGCGGTACCTTCGCCTCGACCCTGAACATCGTGCTGGGTGTGCTCTTCATCGCGAGCGGGTTCGTGAATCTCGCGCTGCTGGACACGGGGCTGAACTTCCTGGCCTTCAGGATCCAGAACGTGCTGTTCAGTTTTGTCGTCGGCGTGATGCTGATGTGGTTCGGGATGTACGGGCGGGTGGGCAGCGCCCTGCCGCACGACAATCCGTACTGGCGGGCCCGCCACCCCGAGCAGGCGGCCCGGGAGGACCGGGTGCGGCGCGTTCAGGGCCGGGCTCCGGTGATGCACGGCCGCTGCCCGTAGCCGGGCGGCGCTCCTTGGCGGGCGCGGTACGTAGCGCCCGGGCGCCGGGCGCGCTTAGCCTGTGCGCATGCCTCGATACGATTACCGCTGCCGGACCTGCGACGACACCTTTGAGGTCAGCCGGCCCATGGCCGAGTCCTCCGCGCCCGCCGACTGCCCGGCGGGGCACTCCGACACCGTGAAGCTGCTGTCCGCCGTCGCCGTGGGCGGTACCAGCAGCGCCCCCGCGCCCGCGATGGGCGGCGGAGGCGGCTGCTGCGGTGGTGGCGGCTGCGGCTGATCCCGGATCCGGCGGAGCCGCAGGAGACCCCGTACCCCGGAAAGCCGCCGGAGCCTCCCGGGCCTCCCGGGCCTCCCGAGTCTGCCTAGCGCTTGCGCGAGAGCGTCAGGCCGTCCGAGATCGCGAGCAGGACGGATTCCATGCGCGGGTCCGCCGACACGTGGTCGTTGAAGGCGCGGACTCCGGCCGCCGCGCCCATGGCCGACTCGTCGAGGACCGTGCCGTGGTACAGCGTGTTGTCGGTGACGATCAGCCCGCCGGTACGCAGTCGCGGCACGAGCTCCTCCCAGTAGGAGATCTGGCTCTGCTTGTCCGCGTCCACGTAGGCCATGTCGATGTGCGGTTCGGCCGGCATCGCGCGCAGGGTCTCCAGCGCGGGCGCGATGCGCAGGTCGATGCGGTCGGCGACGCCCGCGTCCTCCCAGGCCTGCCGGCCGTAGCGCGTCCACTCCTCCGAGACGTCGCAGGCGATGAGGCGGCCGTCGGCGGGCAGTGCCTGGGCCATCGACAGGGCCGAGAAGCCCGTGAAGGTGCCGACCTCCACGATGTGGCGGGCGCCCGTCAGCCGCACCAGGAAGGCCAGCAGCGGCCCCTGCTCCTCTGCCGACTGCATCCCGGCCACGTCCGGGAACTTGGTGTACGTCGTCGCCACCAGGCCCCGCTGGACCCGGTCCAGCGGGGGGTTGTGGTCGAGCATGTACCGGTACAGCTCGTCCGTGATCTTGGTGCTGTTGCCCTTGGTCATGCGTCCAGTCTGCCCAGTCGGGCGGCCTCCCGGGCGAATGCGCGCACGATTTCCTCGCCCGCCAGGACACCCGCCGCAGCCAGTGCGGTCACCGTCGGCGCCGTCCAGGCCGCGTCGGCCAGTTCGCCGTGGCCCGGGCGCCAGGCCGCGTCCGCCGCCAGCAGCAGGTCCGCGTCCAGCAGGGAGTCGCCGGCCGCGAGGGTGGTGGAGGCTCCCGTACGGCGGGCGACCTCGCGCATCGCGGCGCTCTTGGTGAGCGGGCGCGGGACCGCGTAGATCTTCCGGCCCTGGAGGGAGACCGTCCAGCCGCGGTCCTCGGCCCACCGGGTCAGGGACTTGAGCCATTCGTCCGGGACCAGGGCCCGCTCGACGACGAGGTACGTGAAGAGGTCCTCCGCCAGGCGCGCCTTGCGCAGCCACGCCGGGTCGGCGGTGGCCAGCAGGTGCTGGTGCACCTCCTCCAGGGGTGCGCACTCCTCCGCCAGGCGCGCCGCGACCTGCCTCCGCCAGTCCCGGTCCGGGACCCCGTCGACGAGCAGCTGCCCGCCGTTGGCGCAGATGGCGTACGGGGCCGGGCGGCCGGGGAAGCGGATGCGCTGGTACTGCTTGCGGGTCCGGGTGGTGGTGGGGACGAAGACCACCGAAGGATCGGCCGTCAGCTCCGCCAGCAGTCCCGCCGCCGTCTCCGTCATGTAGGACAGCGGCTTGCTCTCGTGGACCTCGACGCACAGCAGCCGGGGGGCGGCCGGGTCGGGCATGGTCAGGCCGAGGGCGGCCGCCGAGTAGATGAGCGTACGGTCGAGATCACTGGCTACGAGGACAGTCACTTCGAGGCCACAGCCTTTCCGTCGGCGCCGGTGGCACCGCGCGTGTATCGGGGGTGGATGAGTCCTACGCACGTGTAGGGCAGCCCGTCGACTTCTTCCACCGGGACGCCGCGCTGCTCGGCGAGCAGCCGTACGTGGTCCAGGTCGGCCCCGGCGCCGCGCTGCGCCAGGATCTTCCACGGCACCCGGCGCAGCAGGACACGGGTGGTCTCGCCGACGCCGGGCTTGACGAGGTTCACGTCGTGGATGCCGTACTCCTCGCTGATCCGCTCGACCGCGGCCCAGCCCTCCCAGGTGGGGGTGCGGTCGGCGGCGAGGAGTTCCTTGACCTCCTCGCCGACGGCGTCGGCCACCTCGTCGAAGTGGGCGGCGACGGTGTCGACGAACGCGACGGAGACGTCGGCTCCGGCGAGCTCGCGGTAGAACTTCGCGCCGTGGAAGTCGGCGGGACCGACGAGGTCGGACCTCAGAACCGTACGCGAGACGAGACCGGAGACGGTGGAGTTGAGACAGGCGGAGGGGATCAGGAAGTCCTCCCGGGTGCCGTAGGTGTCCACGCAGGAGCCCGGGTCGGCGAGGACGACGATCTCCGGGTTGAAGCCCTCGAACTCGGCGAGGGCGTCTCGCAGCTCGCGGGTGATGGCACCCTTGCCGGTCCAGCCGTCGACGAAGACGACGTCGGCCGGGTCGTGGTGGGCGGCCAGCCAGCGCAGGGCGTTGGCGTCGATGCCGCGGCCGCGCACGATGGAGACGGCGTAGTGCGGCAGGTCCAGGCCGTGGCGGGCGCGGGCCCAGCGGCGCATCAGTACGCCCACGGGGGTGCCGGCGCGGGCCAGGGAGACCAGGACCGGGGACGGGGAGCGCTCGGCGAGGACGGTCTCGGTGACCGTGCCGACGGCCCGGGCCACGCGGACGGCGGAGGCGGCCAGCGCGCTGCCGTACAGCTCCTGGTACTGGGGGGACGGCTGGTACTCGACGGGCAGGGACTCGGCGTAGTGCGCGCCGCCGGCCTGTATCGCCTCCTCGCGTTCCTCCGTCGGCGCCTCCAGCTCGACGTCGGAGAAGTCCTGGAGCAGCCAGCCGACGTCCTCGGGGGCGTACGAGGAGAAGGCGGGTCCGCGCAGGGGCGCGCCCAGGGCCTCGCGCAGCGGCCCGCCCGAAGGCTCACGCAGGGTCGGCTCGGTGAGCGGATCGGTCAGCGGCTCGATGAGTGGATCGGTCAGCGGCTCGGTGGGCTCGGTCATGATCGGCTTCGGCTCCCGCCGGTCGGGTGTGTAGGACGGGACGACGGCCAGCACCAGGTGGCCGGTGTGCGGGGCGAGGGCCGCCAGCAGTCCCGCGTGCAGCTCGGGGGTGTCCCCGGCCGAGTCCACGACGGCGACGACGGCGTCGAAGCCGGCGCCGTCCGTGCGGTGGACGTTGTAGGCGTAGCGGTTGCCGGGGCCGTCGGCCGGGGCGTCGTGGGCCGGGAAGACCAGCCGGGTGCGGATGGCGTAGCCGGGGTCGTCGACGGCGAGCACGGGCGAGCGGGTGGTGGTCGAGAAGCGGACCTCGCGGGCCGCTCCCGCCTCCTCCAGGGCCTTGGCGAGGCGCAGCGGGGCGTACATCAGCTCCTCGTTGCCGAGTACGAGGACTCGCCCGGGCCGGTCGCCGAGCGCGGCCGTGAGCTGCCCGGCCATCGCGGGCAGGGCCGCCTCCAGCGCGGCGCGGTGGGCGGTGGTGAAGCCGTGCCGGCCGCCGTCGGGGACGCCGGCGGGCCAGTCGAGCGCGACGCGTGTGACCGGCGCCGGGCCGTCCGCCGGGGCTGCGCCCGGGATCCGGGTGGGCGCGGCCGCGGGCTGGACGGGCCGGTCCTCGTGTTCTTCCACCAGGGCCTGGCCGCGTTCCAGTACCCCCTCGGGGAGGGACACGGTTCCCGAGGCGAGGGCGATGAGGTCCACGCGGGCGCCCAGCTCGGCGGCGAAGGCGGTGAGCCGGTCGCGGTCGGCAGGCGAGCGCATGTCGACGAGGGCGACGACGACGTAGTGCGAGCGGGGGTGGCGGGCGTGCAGGTCGCGGATGGTGTTCAGGACCGTGTTGCCGGTGGAGAACTCGTCGTCGACCAGGACCAGGGGCCCGCTGCCGGCGAGCAGCAGCGGGTCCTCGGGCAGCAGCAGGTGCGAGGTGGCGTGCGAGTGCGCCTCTTCGAAGCCGCCGGCCGCCCGGACGCCCGGCACGGGCCGGCGGGTGGAGTGCAGGTAGGGGGCGAGGCCGAGGCCGTCCGCCACGCAGTGGCCGAGGCCGGTCGCGGTCTCGGCGTAGCCGAGGACCACGGCGGCCGCGGCCCCGTCCTCGCCGAGGAGGGCGCGGACGCGTTCGCCGAGGCCGAAACCGGCGGCGTGGACGACCGCCGGGGACTGCGGGACGTGCTTGCCGAGGACCTGCGAGACCAGCAGGTGGGCGCGCTTGGGGTTGCGCCGCAGGGCCAGTCCGAGCAGCTCGGTCAGCGGCGGGCCGTCACCGGAGTCCGCCAGGCCCACGCCCAGCCGGTCCGCGACCCAGGTTCCCGACCACACCTCTTCGATCGTCTTGCCTTTCCTCGTGGTCTTCATTGTCCGTGCCGGTGCGGGCGTCCGCGCGGGCGTGCTCACACCTGGAGCCCGGCCGTGAGCAGGTCGACGAAGCCGACCTCCTCCTTGGCCACACCGAAGACCTCGGCGCGCAGCATGGTGCGCTCCGCCCAGGCCCGGTGGGGCTTCACCTCGTTCATCTTGTTCGTGTAGGCGCTGCGCATCACTCCGCCGCCGCCGCGCTCGGGCCGCAGGATGTCCTGCGCGTCGCAGAACTCCTCGTGCGAGACCACCGACAGCGCGTGCACGGGCGTGACGTGGGCGGGGTGGATGCAGGTCTTGCCGAGCAGTCCGTTGGCCCGGTCCAGCTCGATCTCGCGCAGCAGTCCGTCCAGGTCGTGCTCGATCAGGGCGGTGCGCAGTTCCTCCACGCCCTCCTCCAGGAAGGGGCTGCGGCGCAGCTGCGGCTTGAAGAGGCGCTGCTGGCTGCGGAAGTACTCCCAGACGGGGCCGGTCACCGTGAAGCCGGTGCCGTCGGCGCGGCTGAGGACGTTGACGACGTCCGCGATGACGCCGGCCACGATCTGGACGTCGTAGGCGGTCATGTCGGGGGTGCGCCGCAGTCCGTAGGCGGAGCAGAAGTCGGTCACGCCGAGCCGCAGTGCGAGGACGCGCTCGCGGTGGCTGTTGACCGTGCGGGAGATGCCGGCGAGGGCCAGGGCGCGGGTTTCGAGGTGGAGGAGGTCCGGGGTCTCCAGGACCGGCATGGCGTACAGGCGGGGCAGCCCGGCGACCGCCTCGGCCTCGGCGACGGCTTCGAGGAAGGCGATTCCGCGCCTCTCGTCGAACTTGGGGAGTACGAATCCGGCCAGGCGCCGCACGGAGCTGCCCAGCCGGCGCACCAGGTCGGGTATCTGCTCGGGCGTGCGGACGCGGATGAAGAGCAGCGGGAGCTCTCCGCCGTCGTCGTCGAGCTCGGAGAAGTGCCGGACGAGGTTCTCCTCGGCTCCGGTGACGTCGCCGTCGCTGATGGAATCCTCCAGGCAGAGGACCATCGAGACGACTCCGCGGCCGGCCTGCTTGCGGACGTCGGCCGCGAGCGTGGGCCGGGTGGCCGGGCTGTAGAGGGTGGCTCCCAGG encodes:
- a CDS encoding DUF4383 domain-containing protein, which encodes MARVLHPVNAQLDDHLPTDHKLGKVYRVGAGLTGLLLVVFGILGLVNQIGFFDTGGDTVLALNTNGALSVLSICIGALLIFGMVVGGTFASTLNIVLGVLFIASGFVNLALLDTGLNFLAFRIQNVLFSFVVGVMLMWFGMYGRVGSALPHDNPYWRARHPEQAAREDRVRRVQGRAPVMHGRCP
- a CDS encoding DUF6650 family protein, giving the protein MKVLEIMRRIKGFSTPLGGVDWELPLPQRAVAEKVLVYLEDRRVLRMSRLEHSVDEAGHCVASVLRIRETLTQILMEPDTGDELAENLKAMRAACRRFLDTVGTDHGGYVHGRREGVVFGAALGELRAVFGIQLAVIAARYKLDLSGDLVSILPAEDTDEECRFAGPASTAR
- a CDS encoding FmdB family zinc ribbon protein, whose protein sequence is MPRYDYRCRTCDDTFEVSRPMAESSAPADCPAGHSDTVKLLSAVAVGGTSSAPAPAMGGGGGCCGGGGCG
- a CDS encoding tetratricopeptide repeat protein, with translation MALGCPVQLGFLSQQVPGPWTMETYRLRLKEDEGADPIDQGADALSLEDPRHLAFDSFESRGLPEAAVRLLEATVPSIADAGPHDPMNRLLVPHMLVLLQRVSDPPTVATALVTAIRLCTALHRTGDYPSAWETAQTAADLGEKRLGVEHRLVLAARSRAGRALFRLGRYNEAELLLSRIREAQERLFGADDPDTLDTCHGLQLVLGNLGKRDEAISLLRTTVAGRRRALGSDHPLTLRSRSSLLVLLSASEVRAEEDGALLSLPSECIRHLGLDHTVTLGACHNHAWALYGLGQFDEADQEMCLVVEAYQRRFGPDHPNLLSAQQLFSRILAARGDVTAGIDVMRDVVTKRERSLGVDHPFTVASRQLLDAFRSGRYHPIEA
- a CDS encoding HGGxSTG domain-containing protein is translated as MTRPRCGAQTAAGRPCTKPAMVNSSRCQLHQGGWSSYAVAQRKKKEAEAKMRKLRKRK
- a CDS encoding DUF6879 family protein; this encodes MFDSFPLGVSERMDRPAYHADFRRIYESGITYLNKLERGQEFKERGFPSWEAFAAGDWERSLSLIGEKRSIYAQQFREAARLGILERRLRVVEFPVTPYVQWELFVLRLRVELGDNIRVLDARKISEIEESRCVPEVVILGDVAMYEVLYDDDGNAMGSNRFTDKALIQEVTNGFNVLYERADDFDEFFIREISVLDPPSVEAQ
- a CDS encoding phosphoribosyltransferase, translating into MKTTRKGKTIEEVWSGTWVADRLGVGLADSGDGPPLTELLGLALRRNPKRAHLLVSQVLGKHVPQSPAVVHAAGFGLGERVRALLGEDGAAAAVVLGYAETATGLGHCVADGLGLAPYLHSTRRPVPGVRAAGGFEEAHSHATSHLLLPEDPLLLAGSGPLVLVDDEFSTGNTVLNTIRDLHARHPRSHYVVVALVDMRSPADRDRLTAFAAELGARVDLIALASGTVSLPEGVLERGQALVEEHEDRPVQPAAAPTRIPGAAPADGPAPVTRVALDWPAGVPDGGRHGFTTAHRAALEAALPAMAGQLTAALGDRPGRVLVLGNEELMYAPLRLAKALEEAGAAREVRFSTTTRSPVLAVDDPGYAIRTRLVFPAHDAPADGPGNRYAYNVHRTDGAGFDAVVAVVDSAGDTPELHAGLLAALAPHTGHLVLAVVPSYTPDRREPKPIMTEPTEPLTDPLIEPLTDPLTEPTLREPSGGPLREALGAPLRGPAFSSYAPEDVGWLLQDFSDVELEAPTEEREEAIQAGGAHYAESLPVEYQPSPQYQELYGSALAASAVRVARAVGTVTETVLAERSPSPVLVSLARAGTPVGVLMRRWARARHGLDLPHYAVSIVRGRGIDANALRWLAAHHDPADVVFVDGWTGKGAITRELRDALAEFEGFNPEIVVLADPGSCVDTYGTREDFLIPSACLNSTVSGLVSRTVLRSDLVGPADFHGAKFYRELAGADVSVAFVDTVAAHFDEVADAVGEEVKELLAADRTPTWEGWAAVERISEEYGIHDVNLVKPGVGETTRVLLRRVPWKILAQRGAGADLDHVRLLAEQRGVPVEEVDGLPYTCVGLIHPRYTRGATGADGKAVASK
- a CDS encoding DUF2277 domain-containing protein, with the translated sequence MCRSIKTLRPPAIPEKATEEEIRAAALQYVRKVSGFRAPAAHNREVFEAAVDAVAEATAALLDGVHVRGQAAPA
- a CDS encoding TRADD-N-associated membrane domain-containing protein, whose product is MGELAWGGLVVAVVAVALALMERSLGAGFERKRDEERVRLLAHLAEPDQADTPSVVPGGGKFQDVGGIQHPAAQLGDRRDDFTPILVEYYAYGLTQARSSFATSQRFAGVGAAILLFGVGLAVWKAEGGGELYLGIVTSSAGLVTTLIGQLFHRRADIALKHMADQTASLRDDRRAAETTQQAIELLDTVEDAGLRARLQAGLIMKLSGAELPR
- a CDS encoding O-methyltransferase, with the translated sequence MTKGNSTKITDELYRYMLDHNPPLDRVQRGLVATTYTKFPDVAGMQSAEEQGPLLAFLVRLTGARHIVEVGTFTGFSALSMAQALPADGRLIACDVSEEWTRYGRQAWEDAGVADRIDLRIAPALETLRAMPAEPHIDMAYVDADKQSQISYWEELVPRLRTGGLIVTDNTLYHGTVLDESAMGAAAGVRAFNDHVSADPRMESVLLAISDGLTLSRKR
- a CDS encoding HAD family hydrolase, producing the protein MTVLVASDLDRTLIYSAAALGLTMPDPAAPRLLCVEVHESKPLSYMTETAAGLLAELTADPSVVFVPTTTRTRKQYQRIRFPGRPAPYAICANGGQLLVDGVPDRDWRRQVAARLAEECAPLEEVHQHLLATADPAWLRKARLAEDLFTYLVVERALVPDEWLKSLTRWAEDRGWTVSLQGRKIYAVPRPLTKSAAMREVARRTGASTTLAAGDSLLDADLLLAADAAWRPGHGELADAAWTAPTVTALAAAGVLAGEEIVRAFAREAARLGRLDA
- a CDS encoding 50S ribosomal protein bL37, which produces MAKRGNKRRARKKKKANHGKRPNA